From the genome of Vigna unguiculata chloroplast, complete genome, one region includes:
- the rpl16 gene encoding ribosomal protein L16, giving the protein MLSNPQRTRFRKQHRGRMKGISYRGNNICFGRYALQALEPAWITSRQIEAGRRAMSRNVRRGGQIWVRIFPDKPVTVRPTETRMGSGKGFPEYWVAVVKPGKILYEMGGVPENIARKAISIASSKMPIRTQFIISG; this is encoded by the coding sequence AACCCCCAAAGAACCAGATTTCGTAAACAACATAGAGGAAGAATGAAGGGAATATCCTATCGAGGTAATAATATTTGCTTCGGAAGATATGCTCTTCAGGCACTTGAGCCAGCTTGGATAACATCTAGACAAATAGAAGCGGGACGGCGGGCAATGTCAAGAAATGTTCGCCGAGGTGGACAAATATGGGTACGTATTTTTCCAGACAAACCGGTTACAGTAAGACCTACTGAAACACGTATGGGTTCAGGAAAAGGATTTCCCGAATATTGGGTAGCTGTTGTTAAACCTGGGAAAATACTTTATGAAATGGGTGGAGTACCAGAAAATATAGCAAGAAAGGCTATTTCAATAGCATCATCCAAAATGCCGATACGAACTCAATTCATTATTTCAGGATAA
- the rpl14 gene encoding ribosomal protein L14, translating into MIQPQTHLNVADNSGARELMCIRILGASNRRYAYIGDIVVAVIKQAVPNTNLEKSEVIRAVIVRTCKQLKRSNGIIIQYDDNAAVIIDQEGNPKGTRIFCAIARELRQLNFTKIVSLAPEVL; encoded by the coding sequence ATGATTCAACCTCAAACTCATTTGAATGTAGCGGATAACAGCGGAGCACGTGAACTGATGTGTATTCGAATCCTAGGAGCTAGTAATCGACGATATGCTTATATTGGCGACATTGTTGTTGCTGTAATCAAACAAGCAGTACCAAATACGAACTTAGAAAAATCTGAAGTGATCAGAGCTGTAATTGTACGTACTTGTAAACAACTAAAACGTAGCAACGGTATAATAATTCAGTATGATGATAATGCTGCAGTTATAATTGATCAAGAAGGAAATCCAAAAGGAACTCGAATCTTTTGCGCAATCGCCCGGGAATTGAGACAGTTAAATTTCACTAAAATAGTTTCATTAGCACCTGAGGTATTATAA
- the psbA gene encoding photosystem II protein D1, giving the protein MTAILERRESESLWGRFCNWITSTENRLYIGWFGVLMIPTLLTATSVFIIAFIAAPPVDIDGIREPVSGSLLYGNNIISGAIIPTSAAIGLHFYPIWEAASVDEWLYNGGPYELIVLHFLLGVACYMGREWELSFRLGMRPWIAVAYSAPVAAATAVFLIYPIGQGSFSDGMPLGISGTFNFMIVFQAEHNILMHPFHMLGVAGVFGGSLFSAMHGSLVTSSLIRETTENESANEGYRFGQEEETYNIVAAHGYFGRLIFQYASFNNSRSLHFFLAAWPVVGIWFTALGISTMAFNLNGFNFNQSVVDSQGRVINTWADIINRANLGMEVMHERNAHNFPLDLAAMEAPSVNG; this is encoded by the coding sequence ATGACTGCAATTTTAGAGAGACGCGAGAGCGAAAGCCTATGGGGTCGCTTCTGTAATTGGATAACCAGCACCGAAAATCGTCTTTACATTGGATGGTTTGGTGTTTTGATGATTCCTACTTTATTGACTGCAACTTCTGTATTTATTATCGCTTTTATCGCTGCCCCTCCAGTAGATATTGATGGTATTCGTGAGCCTGTTTCTGGATCTCTACTTTATGGAAACAATATCATTTCTGGTGCGATTATTCCTACTTCTGCGGCTATAGGTTTGCATTTTTATCCGATCTGGGAAGCAGCTTCTGTTGATGAGTGGTTATACAACGGCGGTCCTTATGAACTAATTGTTCTACACTTCTTACTTGGTGTAGCTTGCTACATGGGTCGTGAGTGGGAACTTAGTTTTCGTCTGGGTATGCGTCCTTGGATTGCTGTTGCATATTCAGCTCCTGTTGCAGCCGCTACTGCTGTTTTCTTGATCTATCCTATTGGTCAAGGAAGCTTTTCGGATGGTATGCCTCTAGGAATTTCAGGTACTTTCAATTTTATGATTGTATTTCAGGCTGAGCATAATATTCTTATGCATCCATTTCACATGTTAGGTGTAGCTGGTGTATTCGGCGGCTCCCTATTCAGTGCTATGCATGGTTCCTTGGTAACTTCTAGTTTGATCAGGGAAACCACAGAAAATGAATCCGCTAATGAAGGTTACAGATTTGGTCAAGAGGAAGAAACTTATAATATTGTAGCTGCTCATGGTTATTTTGGCCGATTAATCTTCCAATATGCAAGTTTCAACAATTCTCGTTCTTTACATTTCTTCCTAGCTGCTTGGCCTGTAGTAGGTATTTGGTTTACCGCTTTAGGTATCAGCACTATGGCTTTCAACTTAAATGGTTTTAATTTCAACCAATCCGTAGTTGATAGTCAAGGTCGTGTAATAAATACCTGGGCTGATATTATTAACCGAGCTAACCTTGGTATGGAAGTAATGCATGAACGTAATGCTCATAATTTCCCTCTAGATCTAGCTGCGATGGAAGCTCCATCTGTTAATGGATAA
- the matK gene encoding maturase K, whose protein sequence is MEQYKAYLELHRSRYQDILYPLFFRESIYGLAYRHEYFFIENVDYNNNFSLLIVKRLSTRMYQQTHFILFVNDSKKNTFVGYNYHFFSQIILEGFGIVVEILFSLQLFSSSLRGLEIVKSYKNFQSIHSIFPFFEDQLIYLNHKSDIRIPYPIHLEILVQILRYSIKDVSFFHLIRLFFYYYYNWNSLFPPKKWIFTFFSKRNRRIFLFLYNLYVWEYESIFLFLRNKSSQLQLKHFRVFFERIFFYEKIKHLVEVSTKNCSYTFFFFKDTFIHYVRYQGKSILVLKNTPFLINKWKYYFIYLWQCHFDIWAGLETIYINELSQYSFHFLGYFLSIPLNLSVVRSQMLQNSFLIKIVIKKLDTIVPIIPLMRSLAKTKFCNVMGHPISKPVWANLSDFDIIDRFLRICRNFSHYYNGSAKKKSFYQIKYILRFSCIKTLARKHKSTVRIYLKKLSSEKLLQEFFTEEDLFSLIFPRTSFTLRRFYRGRIWYLDILFRNDFVNYL, encoded by the coding sequence ATGGAGCAATATAAAGCATATTTAGAACTTCATAGATCTCGATACCAGGACATCCTATACCCACTTTTTTTTCGGGAATCTATTTATGGACTAGCTTATCGTCATGAGTATTTTTTTATAGAAAATGTAGATTATAACAATAATTTTAGTTTACTAATTGTAAAACGTTTAAGTACTCGAATGTATCAACAGACTCATTTCATTCTTTTTGTTAACGATTCTAAAAAAAATACTTTTGTGGGTTATAATTATCATTTTTTTTCTCAAATAATATTAGAAGGTTTTGGTATCGTCGTGGAGATTCTATTTTCTCTACAATTATTTAGCTCTTCCTTAAGGGGATTAGAAATCGTAAAATCTTATAAAAATTTTCAATCAATTCATTCGATTTTTCCCTTTTTCGAAGATCAACTGATATATTTAAATCATAAGTCAGATATACGAATACCCTATCCTATCCATCTGGAAATCTTGGTTCAAATCCTGCGATATTCGATAAAAGATGTCTCTTTCTTTCATTTAATAAGGTTGTTTTTTTATTACTATTATAATTGGAATAGTCTTTTTCCTCCAAAAAAATGGATTTTTACTTTTTTTTCAAAAAGGAATCGAAGAATTTTCTTGTTCCTATATAATTTATATGTATGGGAATATGAATCTATCTTTCTTTTTCTACGTAACAAATCCTCTCAGTTACAGTTAAAACATTTTCGCGTTTTTTTTGAGCGAATTTTTTTCTATGAAAAAATAAAACATCTTGTAGAAGTATCTACTAAGAATTGTTCATATACTTTCTTCTTCTTTAAGGATACTTTCATCCATTATGTTAGATATCAAGGAAAATCAATTCTGGTTTTAAAGAATACTCCTTTTTTGATAAATAAATGGAAATACTATTTTATATATTTATGGCAATGTCATTTTGATATTTGGGCTGGACTAGAAACGATCTATATAAACGAATTATCTCAGTATTCATTTCACTTTTTAGGCTATTTTTTAAGTATTCCACTAAATCTTTCAGTAGTACGAAGTCAAATGTTGCAAAATTCATTTCTTATTAAAATTGTTATAAAAAAACTTGATACAATAGTTCCCATTATTCCTCTAATGAGATCATTGGCTAAAACAAAATTTTGTAATGTAATGGGTCATCCTATTAGTAAGCCGGTTTGGGCCAATTTATCTGATTTTGATATTATTGACCGGTTTTTGCGCATATGCAGAAATTTTTCTCATTATTACAATGGATCTGCAAAAAAAAAGAGTTTCTATCAAATAAAATATATACTTCGGTTTTCTTGTATAAAAACTTTGGCTCGTAAGCATAAAAGTACTGTGCGCATTTATTTGAAAAAATTAAGTTCAGAAAAATTATTGCAAGAATTTTTTACAGAAGAAGATCTTTTTTCTTTGATTTTTCCAAGAACTTCTTTTACTTTGCGTAGGTTTTATAGAGGTCGTATTTGGTATTTGGATATTCTTTTCAGAAACGATTTCGTCAATTATTTATAA